A stretch of the Lactuca sativa cultivar Salinas chromosome 9, Lsat_Salinas_v11, whole genome shotgun sequence genome encodes the following:
- the LOC111885172 gene encoding ACT domain-containing protein ACR9 translates to MGMSWEDVVLIEERKSSDEPTVVTVNCPDKPGLGCDLVRNVLEFGLYVTRGDFSTDGKWCYIVLWVVSRPCSLKIDWESLKQRLLSCCPSFLPAFYLNQLPDSSKPPPIYLLKVFSLDRKGLIHDVTQVLCELELTIQSLKVMTNPDGKVLDLFFITDHLDLLHTKIRREETCEHLSGVLGEYCISCELELAGPEYESQKGFTSISEEIADELFSCQLATKENDAVITVDNLMSPAHTLLQIQCLDQKALIYDILKISKDCNIQIAYGRISSSVKGYRSLDLFIQKDDGKKILDKENQVALCSRLKEEMLHPLRVIITNRGPDTELFVANLVELSGKGRPRVFYDVTFALKTLGICIFSAEVGRHSTAEREWEVYKFRLDETRGFVLMSKQAKMDVVDKVRRALMGW, encoded by the exons CGAACCAACCGTCGTCACGGTGAACTGCCCCGACAAGCCTGGGCTCGGTTGTGATCTTGTACGGAATGTACTCGAATTCGGACTCTATGTCACCCGTGGAG ATTTTTCTACAGATGGGAAATGGTGTTACATCGTGTTATGGGTTGTCTCGAGGCCATGTTCGCTGAAAATTGATTGGGAGAGCTTAAAACAGCGGCTTTTATCTTGTTGTCCATCGTTTTTGCCTGCGTTTTATCTCAATCAATTACCCGATTCTTCTAAACCACCTCCAATTTATCTGTTAAAGGTCTTTTCTCTTGATCGAAAAGGGTTGATCCATG ATGTTACACAAGTTCTTTGTGAACTCGAGCTCACAATTCAAAGCTTAAAAGTAATGACAAACCCAGATGGCAAGGTCTTGGATCTCTTCTTTATCACTGATCACTT GGATTTATTGCATACAAAAATTAGAAGAGAAGAAACATGTGAGCATTTAAGTGGTGTGTTAGGAGAGTATTGTATAAGCTGTGAACTAGAGTTAGCAGGACCTGAATATGAAAGCCAAAAAGGGTTTACTTCAATTTCAGAAGAAATTGCTGATGAATTGTTTAGTTGTCAGCTTGCCACTAAGGAAAATGATGCTGTTATAACGGTTGATAATTTAATGAGTCCAGCTCATACTTTGCTTCAAATACAATGCCTTGATCAGAAAGCTCTCATCTATGACATTTTAAAGATCTCCAAAGACTGCAATATCCAG ATTGCATATGGAAGAATCTCTAGTAGTGTGAAAGGGTACCGAAGTTTGGACTTGTTTATACAAAAAGATGATGGGAAAAAGATATTGGATAAGGAAAACCAAGTTGCTTTATGTTCACGTCTAAAAGAAGAGATGCTACATCCATTAAGAGTCATCATCACAAACCGTGGCCCGGATACAGAACTTTTTGTTGCTAATCTCGTTGAGCTTTCTGGGAAGGGAAGGCCGCGTGTTTTTTATGATGTCACATTTGCATTGAAGACACTCGGAATATGCATCTTCTCT GCTGAGGTTGGCAGACACTCGACTGCAGAGCGCGAGTGGGAAGTTTATAAGTTTCGATTGGATGAAACTCGAGGATTTGTGTTAATGAGCAAGCAAGCTAAGATGGATGTAGTTGATAAAGTGAGAAGAGCACTAATGGGATGGTGA
- the LOC111885192 gene encoding uncharacterized protein LOC111885192, whose translation MVRKQDGSWHICIYFSDLNKACPKDCYPLPEIDQKVESLHGFKLKCFLDAYKGYHQILMSKEDEEKTTFYIDHGTLCYTKMPFGLKNARVTYQCLVDSIFAKQIGRNIEVYVDDMVIKSPNEEKMLQDIEETFQTLEAVKMKLNPTKCTFGVEEGQFLGYYITRQGVQPSPTKVDEFIETPTPNSLRDAQGEAISSVLAVEREGEQRSVYFVSRALQGPELNYPTLEKLVLALIYVARRLRRYFVAHQIEVLTSYPVKQILLKPETSGWLAKWAIELGEHDINYRPRTSIKGQALADFLLEIPDEGNLTKEKVWVVEEASADHGSWTLYTDGASSREGSGAGLILTNPEGEEVTYALRFDFHTSNNEAEYEALLAGLRLAKQVGVKAVTALTDLRLAANQVNGSFEIPRSENKRADALSKLASTCFDHLSKKVLVEVLRERSIDEQQVNTLTPVGPTWMTPYREYLQRGVLPDDHDETRKIRIKAPSYAMVNGELYKKGFTSPWLKCVDQAKGVEILQEAHSGQVGAHEGARALMGKVLRMGIYWPTIQQDVIEVTRKCGACQSYAPVQANPSAPL comes from the exons ATGGTTCGCAAACAGGATGGATCGTGGCATATATGCATATACTTCTCCGATCTAAATAAGGCGTGCCCTAAGGACTGTTACCCCCTCCCGGAGATCGATCAGAAAGTAGAATCACTACATGGATTTAAACTAAAATGCTTTTTGGACGCATATAAGGGGTATCACCAGATTTTGATGAGCAAGGAAGACGAAGAGAAAACAACCTTCTATATAGATCATGGCACTTTATGCTACACTAAGATGCCTTTCGGATTAAAGAACGCAAGGGTGACATATCAATGTCTGGTTGACTCGATATTCGCTAAGCAAATTGGAAGGAACATCGAAGTGTACGTGGACGATATGGTAATTAAAAGCCCGAATGAGGAAAAGATGCTGCAAGACATTGAGGAAACTTTCCAGACATTAGAAGCGGTCAAGATGAAGCTAAACCCAACCAAGTGCACGTTTGGAGTGGAAGAGGGGCAATTCCTGGGATACTATATCACCAGACAAGGCGTCCAGCCCAGCCCGACCAAGGTTGACGAGTTCATCGAGACGCCAACCCCAAACTCCCTCCGAGATGCACAGG GCGAAGCGATATCCTCGGTATTGGCTGTGGAAAGGGAGGGGGAACAGAGGTCGGTGTACTTTGTTAGTAGAGCATTGCAAGGACCAGAACTCAACTATCCCACACTGGAAAAGTTGGTATTAGCACTCATCTACGTCGCGAGACGACTAAGGCGATACTTCGTGGCACACCAAATCGAGGTACTCACAAGCTACCCCGTTAAACAGATCTTGCTCAAGCCAGAGACGTCAGGCTGGCTGGCCAAGTGGGCAATTGAGTTGGGGGAACACGACATAAACTACCGCCCAAGAACGAGCATCAAAGGGCAGGCGCTGGCCGACTTCTTACTGGAGATTCCAGACGAAGGGAACCTGACGAAAGAGAAGGTGTGGGTAGTTGAAGAGGCCTCGGCTGACCATGGTTCATGGACCCTGTATACGGATGGAGCATCCAGCAGGGAAGGCTCGGGGGCAGGGCTGATCTTGACTAACCCAGAAGGAGAGGAGGTAACCTATGCCCTCCGCTTCGACTTCCATACGTCAAACAACGAAGCAGAGTACGAAGCACTTCTTGCAGGATTACGGTTAGCCAAGCAGGTGGGTGTGAAAGCCGTAACAGCCTTAACCGACTTGAGGTTAGCAGCAAACCAAGTCAATGGAAGTTTCGAG ATACCCAGAAGCGAAAACAAGAGAGCAGATGCTTTGAGTAAGCTGGCATCCACATGCTTTGACCACCTATCAAAGAAAGTTTTAGTAGAGGTACTTCGAGAAAGGAGTATAGATGAGCAACAAGTGAACACCCTAACCCCCGTTGGACCCACATGGATGACACCATACCGGGAATACCTCCAAAGAGGAGTGTTGCCGGACGATCATGATGAAACCAGGAAAATACGTATAAAGGCTCCCTCATACGCAATGGTGAATGGAGAATTATACAAGAAGGGATTCACGTCTCCATGGTTAAAATGTGTGGATCAAGCCAAGGGGGTAGAGATATTGCAGGAGGCACACTCAGGACAAGTGGGTGCACACGAAGGGGCGAGAGCCTTGATGGGCAAAGTGTTACGAATGGGGATATACTGGCCAACGATACAGCAGGATGTGATAGAAGTAACCAGGAAATGTGGGGCATGTCAGTCTTATGCCCCAGTCCAGGCGAACCCCTCGGCCccgctgtaa